The proteins below are encoded in one region of Alosa sapidissima isolate fAloSap1 chromosome 24, fAloSap1.pri, whole genome shotgun sequence:
- the tmem130 gene encoding transmembrane protein 130 isoform X1, which produces MYRIQHILGCLVVSFIVFPPILEAADELNKLIHASEANITGKLIIRQMEGDLTLLRKNGVLATDIPTDVLFEYTSPWHTPDSARLTYTWDLGNGESVTGRDPLVHCSYKVPGNYTLKLRVGASGKHSRVSSRFTKDIQVLDAIKSIKFNGPASYSVDQNSSLTLLVGGSLPKWICWRILPDCLSSHVTECSMMELYDNHLTLNFTFSSVGTHCLEISAQNDVSMLHISHSIHVQSGPTSHLLFILPCTIVILAILILISVSVCCPQHLRGIKKKSEVSIKASTYTCLEMKTKDGAVPSPPPSQRKEDHPLLCASGARYSI; this is translated from the exons ATGTATCG AATTCAACACATTTTGGGCTGCCTTGTGGTCTCCTTCATTGTCTTTCCCCCCATTCTTGAAGCAGCAGATGAACTCAACAAGTTGATCCATGCCTCAG AGGCAAATATTACCGGGAAACTCATAATTCGCCAGATGGAAGGCGATTTAACACTCCTGCGAAAAAATGGTGTATTAGCTACCGACATTCCGACTGATGTACTCTTTGAGTACACGTCACCCTGGCATACTCCCGATTCTGCCAGGCTCACATACACCTGGGATCTGGGCAATGG GGAATCTGTCACTGGACGGGATCCGCTTGTGCACTGCAGTTACAAAGTACCTGGAAACTACACTCTGAAGTTGAGAGTCGGGGCAAGTGGAAAACACTCAAGAGTTAGTAGCAGGTTCACTAAAGATATACAGGTCCTGG ATGCCATTAAAAGCATTAAGTTTAATGGACCAGCAAGTTATAGTGTGGACCAAAACAGCAGTCTGACTCTACTTGTTGGTGGAag CCTTCCCAAATGGATTTGCTGGCGGATCCTGCCTGACTGTCTCTCCTCCCATGTGACTGAGTGTAGTATGATGGAGCTCTATGACAACCACCTCACGCTGAACTTCACCTTCTCTTCTGTGGGCACCCACTGTTTGGAGATCAGTGCTCAGAATGACGTCAGCATGCTTCATATCTCGCACAGCATCCATGTCCAAAGTGGCC CTACCAGTCACCTGCTCTTCATCCTGCCCTGTACCATAGTCATTCTggccatcctcatcctcatcagcGTCTCTGTGTGTTGTCCACAACATCTGAGAGGCATCAAGAAGAAATCAGAG GTGTCGATAAAGGCCTCAACCTACACGTGCCTGGAAATGAAAACCAAGGATGGTGCCGTCCCATCTCCTCCCCCCTCACAGAGGAAAGAAGACCATCCTCTCCTCTGCGCTTCAGGGGCACGCTACTCCATCTAG
- the tmem130 gene encoding transmembrane protein 130 isoform X2: MYRIQHILGCLVVSFIVFPPILEAADELNKLIHASEANITGKLIIRQMEGDLTLLRKNGVLATDIPTDVLFEYTSPWHTPDSARLTYTWDLGNGESVTGRDPLVHCSYKVPGNYTLKLRVGASGKHSRVSSRFTKDIQVLDAIKSIKFNGPASYSVDQNSSLTLLVGGSMMELYDNHLTLNFTFSSVGTHCLEISAQNDVSMLHISHSIHVQSGPTSHLLFILPCTIVILAILILISVSVCCPQHLRGIKKKSEVSIKASTYTCLEMKTKDGAVPSPPPSQRKEDHPLLCASGARYSI; this comes from the exons ATGTATCG AATTCAACACATTTTGGGCTGCCTTGTGGTCTCCTTCATTGTCTTTCCCCCCATTCTTGAAGCAGCAGATGAACTCAACAAGTTGATCCATGCCTCAG AGGCAAATATTACCGGGAAACTCATAATTCGCCAGATGGAAGGCGATTTAACACTCCTGCGAAAAAATGGTGTATTAGCTACCGACATTCCGACTGATGTACTCTTTGAGTACACGTCACCCTGGCATACTCCCGATTCTGCCAGGCTCACATACACCTGGGATCTGGGCAATGG GGAATCTGTCACTGGACGGGATCCGCTTGTGCACTGCAGTTACAAAGTACCTGGAAACTACACTCTGAAGTTGAGAGTCGGGGCAAGTGGAAAACACTCAAGAGTTAGTAGCAGGTTCACTAAAGATATACAGGTCCTGG ATGCCATTAAAAGCATTAAGTTTAATGGACCAGCAAGTTATAGTGTGGACCAAAACAGCAGTCTGACTCTACTTGTTGGTGGAag TATGATGGAGCTCTATGACAACCACCTCACGCTGAACTTCACCTTCTCTTCTGTGGGCACCCACTGTTTGGAGATCAGTGCTCAGAATGACGTCAGCATGCTTCATATCTCGCACAGCATCCATGTCCAAAGTGGCC CTACCAGTCACCTGCTCTTCATCCTGCCCTGTACCATAGTCATTCTggccatcctcatcctcatcagcGTCTCTGTGTGTTGTCCACAACATCTGAGAGGCATCAAGAAGAAATCAGAG GTGTCGATAAAGGCCTCAACCTACACGTGCCTGGAAATGAAAACCAAGGATGGTGCCGTCCCATCTCCTCCCCCCTCACAGAGGAAAGAAGACCATCCTCTCCTCTGCGCTTCAGGGGCACGCTACTCCATCTAG